TGACCAGGCAGACGGCTCACATTTCATAACGTATCATAACGACCACGATAGGAGTTACGTTATGGCACGCGAGCCCAGCATCACGCAGGAGCAAGTCAGTCGCGCCGCTGAGGCGATCCGCGATTCTGGTAGCAAGCCGACCGCGAGAGCGATCCGCGAGCGGTTAGGTGCTGGCTCGATGGCGACCGTACTCAAGTTTTACCAGGCGTGGGCGGAGGCGCAGGTACGTCCGTCCGATCCTCCCGTAGTTCTGCCACCGCCCCTTCAAAAAGGCCTCCTGGACTTTGTTGCCGCCGAAGTGGCGCGCAGCAAGTCGGAGTTGAACGGTGAACTGGATGCAGCAAATCAGGCGAACGAAGATCTGATTCGGGAGAATGAGCGGCAAGCGCTTGTTGTCGATAATCTCACTAGCGCGCTAGAAACGGCGCATGCGGACAAGGCAACACTGGCGGGGCAGCTTCGGGAAGTGGAAGCTGAGCGCGACGTTGCACGGCAGGAGGCGACGGCGGAACGACAGGCGGCCGAAGCCGCCCGGACGGAGCTTGCGAAGGCACTGTTACGCCTCGAAAGCATGCCGCGACTCGAAAAGGAACTTGACGAACTACGGCAGGAACTCCAACAGGAGCGCGACGCGCGGTTTGCCTCTGAGCAAACGGCCGCGGTCGCCGGTGCAAAGCTAGAAGGCGCGCTTCAGGCTAAAGCTGCGGCAGATACCGCGCAGTCCCGCGCGGTGGATGAGATGACCGCTGCGCGCGAGGAACTAAAAGCGGCACACGCGTTGAACGCGCAACTACAAGCCGATCTTCTCGCCGCAGTGCGGCCGGCGTCGGCCAAACCAATGACGCGCAAGCCGCTGAAGCCGCAGACCGCACAAAAGAAAGCTTGAGCGCCCGGCTCACGTGGCCTGTCTGCCCGAGCCATCCTCGCTCTGCGGCCCACGATTCCCTAACACCCGCCGCAGTGCATCGGTCTGGCCACGCTCGCGGTCGAGCGCTTTTTCCGCCGTTTCGAGACGATTTTTGTAGTGACTGACTTGCTGCGAAAGTTCAGTCCTCAGCCGGTCGGTTTGCAGCCGCAGATGTCGTTCGAGTCCCGCCAGTCTTCCCTCCGCAGCCATCAACGCGTCGACGCGCTCTGTGAGCGTCGCCGCGACTGCATCTTTCTCCGCTGCCACTTCACGTAGGCGCCGTTCATTTTCGGCCACTCGAGCGTCGGCAGTCGCGAGGCGGCGCAAAGCTTCGTCGCGCTGTGTCTCGATCCGCTGGATTTGCCGGTAGGCATCGCTGAGAGAAGCCTCCGCTACCTGCGTGCGGACCTTCCATTCCGCTGTCTCGCTGTTGCGCTCGTCCGCTCGTCCGGGCGGTAGCGCAAGGCGTTCGGCCATTTGTCCTTGTTCGGGTTGCACGATCGGCGGGGGCAGCGCTGTCTGCCGCGCCGGTGACGGGAGGCGCGCCCGGACGCGCGCGATCGCAGCCGACCACGTCGGCGCAGACGGCCGGCGAGTGATGCCGGACGCGTCGAGCAGCCGAACGTAGGTCGGCTGGCCGTAGAGGCGGCCAGTTGCGTGCGCAACGCCCGTTATGAAATCGTCTAGGAAAGCGGCGTTATGGTCGGGAGACCGTGTTTGCGCCTGCGTGGCCGCGTCCAGGATGCCGCGCAGCTCATCGTCTGTGAAGGTTGTTCTCGGGCGCGCCATGGCTATCGCTGGTTGATCGAGAGGCGTTAGTCTAACGCCCGGCTGGTCCGCGCGTAAAGGTAACCGTAGTTATAATTACGCATTGTTTGTACTTCGCATCATTACTCCAATAATGGTGCGTTCTGTGCGAAACGGGCATTCTGCGGCGCGCCTTGCCAGACTGCAAAGCCTGGCGGGCTTCTGACGTTGGAAGTGCCCCATTTTTGTCGAGATTCAGTCAACTTTGAACTTTGTCCGCCAAAGTTTGAACTCCCACGCTGCGCTTGCCACCGTGGCGGTCAAAAATACCCTGCCTGCACAATCACTTACAGACAGACCTAGTTGGGCTCAGAGCGTCGAGCGCGCAACGCGACTCCGCAGCCGTTTCTAACGATAGTGGTCGGTTGCATGCGCGACAGCGAGCAGCTCGGCGATTTTTGCTGCGACGACCGCCATTGAATCTTCTGCGGTGTCTAGGCGGCTTCGGGAGGCGAGCAAGGGGGCTGACGTTCCGGAGAGCTGCAACGTCGTGTTGTAAACGTATGGTGATAGAGAGCGGAGCGCGTAGCACTGGGTACAGTGGCTTTGCTCACTTGTCAGCACCTAAGAGCCGGCCTGTCGCGCCACGCATCGAGGTTGACGGACAACGCCGCATCGCAAGTCCTACGCTGGATCCATGGGACGCACGTTGTCCCGCTTACACCAGAGTACCGACCATGAAAGCCCCTTTGCTTGCGCTGGCCTTCGCGCTGACGGCGTTCGCGAATCACGGTGTCGCGCAGACAACGAACAACCAGGACACGACCTGTAACGACGTGGGGCGTAGGACGGCCGACACGTGCGAAAAGGTCCATCAAAAGTCCACGTCAATGTGCGAGACTGATGGCATGAATTCCGAGAACGACTGCTTGCGGCGCGCGCAGCAGCATAACAATACTTACGGTACCGGACAGAAACAGCAGAAAGGCATGGACTGAAACCGGATGCAGGCCGCAACGCGTGGACGTTCCTCATCGGTGGCTGCGTCGCACCGGGCTTGCTCGCGAATCGAGCGCAGGCGCAGCGGGTCAGCACGAGGTGAGGCGATGGACACAAGCTACGGACAGGGCTACATCGGACGCTTATTACGCATCGCGCTCGCACTGGTCGTCGTCGGTTGCATTGCTGAGACCGGTCACGCCGACTGCCACGACTACACCGAGCAAGCCTATGCCGCTGGTCGCGACCACCAAGACCGGGGGCAGCAGAATAATGAAGATACGAAACAGTGTCTCGCCGCTTGCGATCATGACACTCCCGAGGCATTGCCCGACTGCAAGCGTTCGTGCATACAC
The window above is part of the Paraburkholderia sprentiae WSM5005 genome. Proteins encoded here:
- a CDS encoding DNA-binding protein: MAREPSITQEQVSRAAEAIRDSGSKPTARAIRERLGAGSMATVLKFYQAWAEAQVRPSDPPVVLPPPLQKGLLDFVAAEVARSKSELNGELDAANQANEDLIRENERQALVVDNLTSALETAHADKATLAGQLREVEAERDVARQEATAERQAAEAARTELAKALLRLESMPRLEKELDELRQELQQERDARFASEQTAAVAGAKLEGALQAKAAADTAQSRAVDEMTAAREELKAAHALNAQLQADLLAAVRPASAKPMTRKPLKPQTAQKKA